From Parasteatoda tepidariorum isolate YZ-2023 chromosome 1, CAS_Ptep_4.0, whole genome shotgun sequence, one genomic window encodes:
- the LOC139426955 gene encoding uncharacterized protein codes for MAWFFNLACMFFICITILIGIMLKSSIPIRRFFYLFNKIDSNSTNDNDHGNGNSFEKPTRWIQEKTILEGPKSHESMVAEKESKKILLEFSIEDFSDENYLKRGNRRISPLRSRKSHNSNPKFDNASNSLDIPEINNQRNKTHQQIPANIVNCFFTDNSGNRVTKGLRKLSHNDSFKFNDKAFNDEDGKEDTNNRLITYVKGQYQEVEDAVLEKSFIMIEELKLALRKRQI; via the exons ATGGCTTGGTTTTTCAATCTAGCATGTATGTTTTTCATTTGCATCACAATACTTATTGGAATCATGTTAAAGTCTTCTATTCCCATCag aagatttttttacttgtttaacaAGATCGACAGTAACTCAACAAACGATAACGACCATGGCAAtggaaatagttttgaaaagcCAACCAGATGGattcaagaaaaaactattCTGGAAGGACCAAAGAGCCACGAATCTATGGTTGCTGAAAAGGAGTCTAAAAAGATACTTTTGGAATTTTCAATTGAAGACTTTTCAGacgaaaattatttgaaacgtGGAAACAGAAGAATATCACCGCTACGTTCAAGAAAAAGTCACAACTCAAACCCAAAATTCGACAATGCTTCAAACAGTCTCGATATCCCAGAAATAAACAATCAAAGAAACAAAACGCATCAGCAGATCCCCGCTAACATCGTTAACTGCTTTTTCACTGATAACAGCGGAAACAGAGTTACAAAAGGATTGAGGAAACTAAGTCATaatgattcatttaaatttaatgataaagcTTTTAATGATGAGGATGGAAAAGAAGATACAAATAACCGTCTCATTACATACGTTAAAGGTCAATATCAAGAAGTTGAAGATGCTGTTTTGGAAAAAAGCTTCATAATGATTGAAGAATTGAAACTGGCTTTaagaaaaagacaaatttaa
- the LOC139426444 gene encoding uncharacterized protein yields the protein MAFLNKAKKVDLIELADELGESVPPQANVCEIKKIIQTSKHYEVEDVKMCLTRITGERIRREELEKQERREELERQERREELERQYQLELRKLELEANSQIQHQNRPVSGETNHKIQNLQITPKFNEGKDEMSLYLINFERRAEIAQIPKDEWVPYLLSVVPPDISNMLARESPNDANNYDFVKELILKQYKLNAEELKQNFYRHFKSPEKSWRNFAQELNCYFSEWVSEVKITTFDDLKSLMVTEQMKRHVPNDMRDHFLEDWMELNSYSKLAGKLDDYESLKNSFKEKSVSYNRSNQDDSWRSLNQSDTRTEEKLTWQKNNVKENVREREFERRRQLRCYECGSYDHLRPQCPKAKTNSETVASLHVSESRFPDSIMTPYTSIGVVNGVGISILRDTGATLDLIPRRFVKPEMYTGESVWIKTPIQEESFCFPLAEVELNCKLGKVVTKAAVLGDSLDKGYYLLGNKTAALLENSFEVPMISAVMTRKQENMNERREVENKDNVQLGIVDSNEHIVTSDQTAKNDDLLTEKIRDYNFTVYFPVYFPLLFYFPIYR from the coding sequence ATGGCTTTTCTTAATAAAGCGAAAAAAGTGGATTTGATAGAATTGGCCGACGAATTAGGTGAATCTGTTCCACCTCAAGCAAatgtttgtgaaattaaaaaaataattcaaactagTAAACATTATGAGGTTGAGGATGTAAAGATGTGTTTGACTCGTATAACGGGGGAGAGAATTAGGcgagaagaacttgaaaaacaaGAACGGCGAGAAGAACTTGAAAGACAAGAACGGCGAGAAGAACTTGAACGGCAATATCAATTGGAATTGCGTAAACTCGAATTAGAAGCAAATTCTCAAATTCAGCACCAAAACAGACCGGTATCAGGtgaaacaaatcataaaatacagaatttaCAAATAACACCAAAATTTAATGAAGGTAAAGATGAAATGTCGCTGTATCTGATAAATTTTGAACGTCGAGCAGAAATTGCACAAATTCCTAAAGATGAATGGGTGCCTTACCTATTGAGCGTAGTACCACCCGACATTTCAAATATGTTGGCGAGAGAGTCTCCTAATGATGCCAATAACTACGACTTTGTAAAAGAATTGATTCTTAAACAATATAAGCTTAATGCAGAGgaactcaaacaaaatttttatcgaCATTTTAAATCACCTGAAAAATCTTGGCGAAATTTTGCACAAgaattaaattgctattttagcgAATGGGtttctgaagtaaaaattaCCACTTTCGATGATCTTAAGAGTTTGATGGTTACCGAGCAAATGAAACGTCATGTACCAAATGACATGAGAGATCATTTTCTTGAAGATTGGATGGAATTGAATTCTTATTCCAAATTAGCCGGAAAATTGGACGactatgaaagtttaaaaaacagtttcaagGAAAAGTCTGTGTCTTATAATCGAAGTAACCAAGATGATTCTTGGCGATCTCTGAACCAAAGTGATACCAGAACTGAAGAAAAGTTGACTTGgcagaaaaataatgttaaagaaaatgttcGCGAAAGAgaatttgaaagaagaagaCAGCTTAGATGCTATGAATGTGGTTCTTATGATCATCTACGCCCTCAATGTCCCAAGGCGAAAACAAATTCTGAAACTGTGGCTTCGCTTCACGTTTCGGAATCAAGGTTTCCTGATAGTATAATGACACCATATACGAGCATTGGCGTGGTAAATGGCGTTGGCATTTCAATACTACGAGACACTGGCGCAACCTTGGATTTAATTCCTAGGAGATTTGTAAAACCTGAAATGTACACGGGTGAATCTGTTTGGATAAAAACTCCAATACAGGAAGAATCATTTTGTTTTCCATTAGCCGAAGTTGAATTAAACTGTAAGTTAGGAAAAGTGGTTACTAAGGCAGCTGTATTAGGTGATTCTCTTGATAAAGGGTATTATTTATTGGGTAACAAAACGGCTGCTCTATTGGAAAATTCGTTTGAAGTCCCAATGATAAGTGCTGTAATGACtcgaaaacaagaaaatatgaatgaaaggAGGGAAgtggaaaataaagataatgtaCAGCTCGGTATAGTCGATTCCAATGAACACATCGTTACTTCTGATCAAACGGCGAAAAACGATGACTTACTCACTGAAAAGATTCGTGACTacaattttactgtttattttcctgtttattttcctttactgttttattttcctatataccgataa